The proteins below come from a single Isoptericola dokdonensis DS-3 genomic window:
- a CDS encoding Ig-like domain-containing protein: MVLAFSGGVALAAMLYDGEATASVDLNDSGVWVTKESSGLVGRFNTEAKALDGTLLAGSASFDVQQQAGDVLVVDKGNSSVSVVDVARLKYGSTTVLPAGAQVASGGGRVAIVDPEDGRFWVTTIEALPGFDAAETDPTSELDGVAEVVVSQGGTAFVAVPEHDVLWTFAPGQEPVSTELDGLLAEGDDVVLTTVGDDVVVLDRTGARMRLPGGDVVTVTDAQGARLQQPGRESDGVAYATTSALVVQPLDGGSATTRRASGTPAAPVQLGGCLYGAWAGTGQILRDCAGTDADLDRTLDGIESDTRLEYRVNRNAVVLNDLSAGTLWMALDEYEKVDDWEVQRPEEGDGEDENADDDTPELVDNTVVDRERQDPPEANDDSFGVRPGRTTVLDVLANDLDPDGDVITAAFDGDQPDGMTIQQVLGGKALQAVVPDDARGRVDFGYTVSDGRGGEASADVAVKVVPWEENSAPEQSGEPVLKVQQGGAAEIRVLPFFRDPDGDDVYLATASSTVKGDEVRAYPDGLVEFQDDGSASGRKKVDLVVVDSEGEAVEGTLWVDVIADSPEPPIAVGDHVVVPAGEPVTVEPLKNDSDPNGDTLRLASVSEAAPAEITPNYDAGTFTFVASEPKSYDILYQVSDGPGSTTGVVRVDVIDPDDADGAPVVVADTGLLPAGGSTLVDVLANDVDPAGRVLVVQSVEVPEDAGVTVAVLGHQMLKVTESKRISEPVVLEYTVTNGEESATGQVRVLPVPAPEKLQPPHASPDEVTVHTGDYVNIPVLANDTHPDGLELILDEELEQGVDPSLGEVFVAEDMLRFRAGAEDGTAYAIYKVEDANGQEDSAQVTIHIRGGEDNAAPVPRDVDARVISGGTVRVQVPLDGIDPDGDSVRLLNLVRPPTKGIAEIVEGRYIDFRATQGVFGQDTLTYAVQDSRGETAVGTISIGIAQPGAKNHPPVVEDDVVIVRPERRVAVPALRNDSDPDGDQIGLVPGALEAERPIDPEVVADRIVLETPGDEGTYSFYYAVEDFWGARAMGTVSVEVAEDAPLLAPVARDDVVLPDDVTAEMTEVSIVALANDEDPDGSADELVVTVDSPQATVDEEGVVTVPLTTERQLLTYTVTDQDGLAAKAFLQVPPLASAAAPRPEEEQEHEDVGPAPRLKDSFVALEVESGETLTINLTDAVAVAEGGTAAIADAGSVSAVAGTVDILDAQRLTFVSDPDYVGPAGVSVRVTDGLEDAEGNPRSALIQIPITVLPPENLPPEAGSPSGQVAAGEESTVDLSRYASDPNPDDDLTFALGSVPEGLSASVTGGVVALQAEPDVSKGSSFTIPFTVSDGVNPPVDGSLAVDVVASTRPLPRANPDTVEGAHQGVAVTVPVLDNDVDPFAPEGLEIVGTSVETGDGEATFDGADTVVVSPAADFVGTMVVVYRVQDVTQDADRQVEGRITLTVLGVPEAPATPIVEEVRSETVVLSWTPPVNNGAEISGYTVTSDQGDTFECATTTCTLEGLTNNVTYTFTVVATNEVGDSEASPASAEARPDEKPDPPAAPTLVFGDKSLEVTWENATYTDRSPIQAVNLEISPALPSGETQKVGLTGNRIVWEGLENGVAYKIRVQAENLAPDPSDWGAWSASEIPAGVPEPPAAPTASRVDTPLGGQVNVSWTPPYENGDAIKNYSVDVYQDGSKVQTVETATPSYAFTGLSTKSSYTFAVKAYNKAGWGESGAQSAGVVPYGKPLRPAAPSASIDAGDVVVSWAAADGNGSPITGYTVTASNGSRTTTTGGRSVKFTGLPDGQNVTFTVTATNAGGTSDPSPASNGVRPFSAPGVTSVSWTKTSPTDGRFNVSNPGSWNGQSGTVQWTLSGSENRSGTGAGNVGVGGGYGKSYTLQARACNDAGCSAWRSASGATDAPPNPTIWTSDSGIVMRVDGCNTNNCTRVRVHANADVPAGTYSFRCWNNFGGRNSNFSTQSAYLSPGGYADLYCVVGIMNGAQVWATVDGRDWTFEKRAWPR, translated from the coding sequence GTCGACCCCGAGGACGGGCGGTTCTGGGTCACGACCATCGAGGCCCTGCCGGGCTTCGACGCGGCGGAGACCGACCCGACGTCCGAGCTCGACGGCGTGGCGGAGGTCGTGGTCTCGCAGGGCGGCACCGCGTTCGTGGCCGTGCCCGAGCACGACGTGCTGTGGACCTTCGCGCCCGGCCAGGAGCCCGTGTCGACCGAGCTCGACGGTCTGCTCGCCGAGGGCGACGACGTCGTCCTGACGACGGTGGGCGACGACGTGGTGGTGCTCGACCGCACCGGGGCGAGGATGCGGCTGCCCGGCGGCGACGTCGTCACCGTGACGGACGCGCAGGGCGCCCGCCTCCAGCAGCCGGGCCGCGAGAGCGACGGGGTCGCGTACGCGACGACGTCGGCCCTCGTCGTGCAGCCGCTGGACGGCGGCAGCGCCACGACCCGCCGCGCGTCGGGTACGCCCGCGGCGCCGGTCCAGCTCGGCGGCTGCCTCTACGGTGCATGGGCCGGCACCGGCCAGATCCTGCGCGACTGCGCGGGCACGGACGCCGACCTCGACCGCACGCTCGACGGCATCGAGTCCGACACCCGGCTGGAGTACCGCGTCAACCGCAACGCGGTCGTCCTCAACGACCTGTCCGCGGGAACGCTGTGGATGGCGCTCGACGAGTACGAGAAGGTCGACGACTGGGAGGTCCAGCGGCCCGAGGAGGGTGACGGCGAGGACGAGAACGCCGACGACGACACCCCCGAGCTCGTCGACAACACGGTCGTGGACCGGGAGCGGCAGGACCCGCCGGAGGCCAACGACGACTCGTTCGGCGTCCGCCCGGGCCGCACGACCGTGCTCGACGTGCTGGCGAACGACCTCGACCCGGACGGCGACGTCATCACGGCGGCGTTCGACGGTGACCAGCCGGACGGGATGACGATCCAGCAGGTGCTGGGCGGCAAGGCGCTCCAGGCCGTGGTGCCCGACGACGCGAGGGGCCGGGTCGACTTCGGGTACACGGTGAGCGACGGGCGTGGTGGCGAGGCCTCCGCGGACGTCGCGGTGAAGGTCGTGCCGTGGGAGGAGAACTCCGCCCCCGAGCAGTCCGGTGAGCCGGTGCTCAAGGTGCAGCAGGGCGGCGCCGCGGAGATCCGCGTCCTGCCGTTCTTCCGTGACCCGGACGGCGACGACGTCTACCTCGCGACCGCCTCCTCGACGGTCAAGGGCGACGAGGTGCGCGCCTACCCGGACGGCCTGGTCGAGTTCCAGGACGACGGGTCGGCGTCGGGCCGCAAGAAGGTCGATCTCGTGGTCGTCGACAGCGAGGGGGAGGCCGTCGAGGGCACCCTGTGGGTGGACGTCATCGCCGACAGCCCCGAGCCGCCGATCGCGGTGGGCGACCACGTGGTGGTCCCCGCCGGCGAGCCGGTGACGGTCGAACCGCTGAAGAACGACTCCGACCCCAACGGCGACACGCTGCGGCTCGCCTCGGTGAGCGAGGCCGCCCCGGCGGAGATCACGCCGAACTACGACGCCGGGACGTTCACGTTCGTGGCGTCGGAGCCGAAGTCGTACGACATCCTCTACCAGGTCTCCGACGGGCCCGGCTCGACGACGGGCGTCGTCCGGGTGGACGTCATCGACCCGGACGACGCCGACGGCGCGCCCGTCGTGGTCGCCGACACCGGCCTGCTGCCCGCTGGCGGGTCGACCCTGGTCGACGTGCTGGCCAACGACGTCGACCCGGCCGGCCGCGTGCTGGTCGTGCAGTCCGTCGAGGTGCCCGAGGACGCCGGGGTGACCGTGGCCGTGCTGGGCCACCAGATGCTCAAGGTGACGGAGTCCAAGCGGATCTCCGAGCCCGTCGTCCTGGAGTACACGGTGACGAACGGCGAGGAGTCCGCGACCGGCCAGGTGCGGGTCCTGCCCGTCCCGGCCCCGGAGAAGCTCCAGCCGCCGCACGCGTCGCCCGACGAGGTCACGGTGCACACCGGCGACTACGTCAACATCCCGGTGCTGGCGAACGACACGCACCCCGACGGCCTCGAGCTGATCCTCGACGAGGAGCTGGAGCAGGGCGTCGACCCGTCGCTCGGCGAGGTGTTCGTCGCGGAGGACATGCTGCGCTTCCGCGCCGGCGCCGAGGACGGCACCGCGTACGCGATCTACAAGGTCGAGGACGCCAACGGGCAGGAGGACTCCGCCCAGGTCACGATCCACATCCGCGGCGGCGAGGACAACGCCGCCCCCGTGCCGCGCGACGTCGACGCCCGCGTGATCTCCGGCGGGACCGTGCGCGTGCAGGTGCCGCTCGACGGCATCGACCCCGACGGCGACTCGGTGCGCCTGCTCAACCTGGTGCGCCCGCCCACGAAGGGCATCGCGGAGATCGTCGAGGGTCGCTACATCGACTTCCGCGCGACGCAGGGCGTGTTCGGCCAGGACACGCTCACCTACGCCGTGCAGGACTCCCGCGGCGAGACCGCCGTCGGCACCATCAGCATCGGCATCGCCCAGCCCGGCGCGAAGAACCACCCGCCGGTCGTCGAGGACGACGTCGTGATCGTGCGCCCCGAGCGCCGCGTCGCGGTGCCCGCGCTGCGCAACGACTCCGACCCGGACGGCGACCAGATCGGCCTCGTGCCGGGGGCGCTGGAGGCCGAGCGGCCGATCGACCCCGAGGTCGTCGCGGACCGGATCGTGCTGGAGACGCCGGGCGACGAGGGCACGTACAGCTTCTACTACGCGGTCGAGGACTTCTGGGGCGCCCGGGCCATGGGCACGGTGTCCGTCGAGGTCGCCGAGGACGCCCCGCTGCTCGCACCGGTCGCGCGCGACGACGTCGTGCTGCCCGACGACGTCACCGCGGAGATGACCGAGGTGTCGATCGTCGCGCTCGCGAACGACGAGGACCCGGACGGGTCGGCCGACGAGCTCGTCGTGACCGTCGACTCGCCCCAGGCCACCGTGGACGAGGAGGGCGTGGTGACGGTCCCGCTGACCACCGAGCGCCAGCTCCTCACCTACACGGTCACCGACCAGGACGGCCTGGCCGCGAAGGCGTTCCTCCAGGTGCCGCCGCTGGCCTCGGCCGCCGCGCCGCGGCCCGAGGAGGAGCAGGAGCACGAGGACGTCGGCCCCGCGCCGCGCCTCAAGGACAGCTTCGTCGCGCTGGAGGTCGAGTCCGGGGAGACCTTGACGATCAACCTCACCGACGCCGTGGCGGTCGCCGAGGGCGGCACCGCCGCCATCGCCGACGCGGGCAGCGTCAGTGCCGTCGCCGGCACGGTCGACATCCTCGACGCGCAGCGCCTGACGTTCGTGTCCGACCCGGACTACGTGGGACCGGCCGGCGTCAGCGTGCGGGTCACCGACGGGCTGGAGGACGCCGAGGGCAACCCGCGCTCCGCGCTCATCCAGATCCCCATCACGGTTCTGCCGCCGGAGAACCTGCCCCCGGAGGCGGGCTCGCCGTCCGGTCAGGTGGCCGCCGGCGAGGAGAGCACCGTCGACCTGTCGCGGTACGCCAGCGACCCGAACCCGGACGACGACCTGACGTTCGCGCTGGGCTCCGTGCCCGAGGGCCTGTCGGCCTCCGTCACGGGTGGCGTCGTCGCGCTCCAGGCGGAGCCGGACGTCTCCAAGGGTTCGTCCTTCACCATCCCGTTCACCGTGTCCGACGGCGTGAACCCGCCCGTGGACGGGTCGCTCGCGGTCGACGTGGTCGCCTCGACGCGCCCGCTGCCGCGCGCCAACCCGGACACGGTCGAGGGCGCCCACCAGGGCGTCGCCGTCACCGTCCCGGTGCTGGACAACGACGTCGACCCCTTCGCCCCCGAGGGCCTGGAGATCGTCGGCACGAGCGTCGAGACGGGCGACGGGGAGGCGACGTTCGACGGCGCCGACACGGTGGTCGTCAGCCCGGCCGCGGACTTCGTCGGCACGATGGTCGTGGTCTATCGCGTGCAGGACGTCACGCAGGACGCGGACCGCCAGGTCGAGGGCCGCATCACCCTGACCGTGCTCGGTGTGCCGGAGGCCCCGGCGACGCCGATCGTGGAGGAGGTGCGCTCCGAGACGGTGGTGCTGTCGTGGACGCCGCCGGTGAACAACGGTGCGGAGATCAGCGGGTACACGGTGACCTCCGACCAGGGCGACACGTTCGAGTGCGCGACGACGACCTGCACGCTGGAGGGTCTGACCAACAACGTGACGTACACGTTCACCGTGGTCGCGACGAACGAGGTAGGCGACTCGGAGGCGTCGCCGGCGTCCGCCGAGGCGCGCCCGGACGAGAAGCCGGACCCGCCGGCGGCACCGACGCTGGTCTTCGGCGACAAGTCGCTCGAGGTCACCTGGGAGAACGCGACCTACACGGACCGCTCGCCGATCCAGGCCGTGAACCTGGAGATCTCGCCGGCGCTGCCGTCGGGCGAGACGCAGAAGGTGGGCCTGACCGGCAACCGGATCGTGTGGGAGGGGCTGGAGAACGGCGTCGCCTACAAGATCCGCGTGCAGGCGGAGAACCTGGCGCCGGACCCGTCGGACTGGGGTGCCTGGTCGGCGTCGGAGATCCCGGCGGGGGTGCCGGAGCCTCCGGCGGCCCCGACGGCTTCGCGCGTCGACACTCCGCTGGGCGGCCAGGTCAACGTGTCGTGGACCCCGCCGTACGAGAACGGCGACGCGATCAAGAACTACTCCGTCGACGTCTACCAGGACGGCTCGAAGGTGCAGACGGTGGAGACCGCCACACCGTCGTACGCCTTCACCGGCCTGAGCACGAAGTCGAGCTACACCTTCGCCGTCAAGGCCTACAACAAGGCCGGGTGGGGCGAGTCCGGCGCGCAGTCCGCCGGGGTCGTCCCGTACGGCAAGCCGCTGCGCCCCGCGGCTCCCAGCGCATCGATCGATGCCGGGGACGTCGTCGTCAGCTGGGCGGCGGCGGACGGCAACGGCTCGCCGATCACCGGGTACACGGTGACGGCGTCGAACGGCTCGCGGACGACCACCACCGGTGGCCGCAGCGTGAAGTTCACGGGCCTGCCCGACGGGCAGAACGTCACCTTCACCGTCACGGCCACCAACGCCGGCGGCACCTCGGACCCGAGCCCCGCGTCGAACGGAGTGAGGCCGTTCTCCGCGCCGGGCGTGACGAGCGTGAGCTGGACCAAGACCTCGCCGACGGACGGCCGGTTCAACGTGAGCAACCCCGGGAGCTGGAACGGCCAGTCCGGCACTGTCCAGTGGACACTGTCCGGGTCGGAGAACAGGTCCGGGACGGGCGCCGGCAACGTCGGCGTCGGCGGCGGGTACGGCAAGTCGTACACGCTGCAGGCCCGCGCCTGCAACGACGCCGGGTGCTCGGCCTGGCGGTCGGCCAGCGGAGCGACGGACGCCCCGCCGAACCCGACGATCTGGACGTCGGACTCGGGCATCGTGATGCGCGTGGACGGCTGCAACACCAACAACTGCACACGGGTGCGGGTCCACGCCAACGCCGACGTCCCGGCCGGGACGTACAGCTTCCGCTGCTGGAACAACTTCGGCGGGAGGAACAGCAACTTCTCGACCCAGTCCGCCTACCTCAGCCCCGGCGGCTACGCGGACCTGTACTGCGTCGTCGGCATCATGAACGGTGCTCAGGTGTGGGCGACCGTCGACGGCAGGGACTGGACCTTCGAGAAGCGGGCGTGGCCGCGATGA